A window of Sphingomonas sp. Leaf357 contains these coding sequences:
- a CDS encoding LacI family DNA-binding transcriptional regulator, with protein sequence MPLTTDGMSDDDVPQDRSTRRNAATALTMHDIARLAKVSTPTVSRVLNGSPLVAAKTRDRVLEVAGAHGYAVNRNAQKLRHRRTNTIAVMLDFGSHRHGAIGDPFIFELLAGVSEALSIRNQDLLLSPPGLESARDFRDFFRARGADGFIVLGQGTRDAMLRKLARENLPLVLWGAVAADAPYCAVGSDNRSGGTLAGNHFLAHGRKRWLFIGDIRHEELRLRYEGLQHAAIGRDDVTIELLPIASMAFTATAEAVAAYLEKSGAAHPDAVFAFSDTAAMAAIGSFRAIGLLAPRDFSLVGYNNIPPAAHFHPAITTIDQKTDLAGALLVEKLMQKIDGGRPLSVMLPTGIVLRET encoded by the coding sequence ATGCCGCTTACCACCGACGGGATGAGCGACGACGACGTACCGCAGGACCGCTCGACGCGCCGGAACGCTGCCACGGCCCTCACCATGCACGACATCGCCCGGCTGGCGAAGGTGTCCACACCCACCGTATCGCGCGTTCTGAACGGCAGCCCGTTGGTAGCGGCCAAGACCCGCGATCGCGTACTGGAAGTGGCTGGCGCGCACGGCTATGCGGTCAATCGCAATGCGCAGAAGCTACGCCACCGCCGGACGAACACGATCGCGGTAATGCTCGATTTCGGATCGCATCGCCACGGCGCGATCGGCGATCCCTTCATCTTCGAATTGCTCGCCGGCGTGTCGGAAGCGCTGTCGATCCGCAATCAGGATCTGCTGCTATCGCCGCCGGGCCTGGAATCGGCGCGCGACTTCCGCGATTTCTTCCGTGCGCGGGGTGCGGACGGGTTCATCGTGCTCGGCCAGGGCACGCGCGACGCGATGCTACGCAAGCTGGCACGGGAAAACCTGCCGCTCGTGTTGTGGGGCGCGGTCGCGGCGGACGCCCCTTATTGCGCGGTGGGCAGCGACAATCGTTCGGGCGGCACGCTGGCCGGCAATCATTTCCTGGCCCACGGGCGCAAACGATGGCTGTTCATCGGCGACATCCGGCACGAGGAATTGCGGCTACGCTATGAGGGCTTGCAGCATGCCGCGATCGGCCGTGACGACGTCACGATCGAATTGTTGCCGATCGCGTCCATGGCGTTCACCGCGACGGCCGAGGCGGTGGCGGCGTATCTCGAAAAATCGGGTGCCGCCCATCCGGACGCGGTGTTCGCCTTTTCGGATACCGCCGCGATGGCCGCGATTGGATCCTTTCGCGCGATCGGCTTGCTGGCCCCGAGGGATTTTTCCCTGGTCGGCTACAACAATATCCCGCCGGCCGCGCATTTCCATCCGGCGATTACGACGATCGATCAGAAGACCGATCTCGCGGGCGCCCTGTTGGTCGAGAAACTCATGCAGAAGATCGATGGCGGTCGCCCGCTCTCCGTGATGCTGCCGACCGGTATCGTGCTGCGCGAAACCTGA
- a CDS encoding isochorismatase family protein, which produces MAASNYAGVFDGRLPFGDHPALLVIDVVMAYLTLGSPLYDARFETALASNVRLVAAARAAGVPVIFTNVVYQPGGADGGLFYRKIPALKAFDRGSPGGDFPPSLQPRAGETIVSKQYASAFFGTSLGSTLAAARIDTVILTGFSTSGCVRASALDALQHGFVPFVVREACGDRDPAPHEANLFDLQAKYAEVVSEAEIMTMMAPR; this is translated from the coding sequence ATGGCGGCCAGCAATTATGCCGGGGTGTTCGACGGGCGCCTGCCGTTCGGCGATCACCCCGCATTGTTGGTGATCGACGTGGTGATGGCCTATCTGACGCTAGGATCGCCGCTATACGACGCGCGGTTCGAGACGGCGCTGGCGTCGAACGTGCGGCTGGTCGCGGCGGCACGCGCTGCGGGCGTGCCGGTCATCTTCACCAATGTCGTCTATCAGCCGGGCGGCGCGGATGGCGGGCTGTTCTATCGCAAGATACCGGCGTTGAAGGCGTTCGACCGCGGCAGCCCGGGAGGCGACTTTCCACCCTCGCTCCAGCCCCGGGCGGGCGAGACGATCGTATCCAAACAATATGCCTCCGCGTTCTTCGGCACGTCGCTGGGCTCGACGCTGGCGGCGGCGCGGATCGACACGGTGATCCTAACCGGCTTCTCTACCTCGGGCTGCGTGCGCGCCAGCGCGCTCGATGCGCTCCAGCACGGTTTCGTCCCGTTCGTCGTTCGCGAGGCCTGTGGCGACCGCGATCCCGCGCCACACGAGGCGAACCTGTTCGACCTGCAGGCGAAATATGCCGAGGTGGTGAGCGAAGCCGAGATCATGACGATGATGGCGCCGCGATAA
- a CDS encoding hydantoinase B/oxoprolinase family protein, translated as MPATIIETNATPFARVAIDPVTLEVIENALRNARVEMDATLVRTAMSPGIREQGDAFPLIADHKGRMIVGQFGSFIGGFLDGYDGTLEDGDMIFLSDPYSVGGAISHSNDWLVLLPVFKDGRIVAYTAMFGHQSDIGGKVAGSMPIDAHSIFEEGVRIPPVKIWRKGEYNEDLIKLVMHQTRKPDWCAADLNALIASCRVASRRVIEMCERFGDDVYISATEELLARNYRAMKQLIETSIGEEKVDFEDYLCDDGMGFGPYRIKCTMWREDGRVILDFNGTDPQSPASINFFLNENMFKMFFGIYMIMVFDPQILFNDGFYDLLDVCIPKGSLLKPEFPAALSGRTHALGRIFDILGGLLGQRTPEFLCAAGFSSSPHLFYSGTDRNGQYFQLFQIGFGGIPGRPMGDGPDGHSLWPGFTNVPNEFLERYFPLVIERYETAPDSGGAGLHRGGNGIHMTYRFLEPGIVAIHDDRWFIKPWGVNGGEPGARARKILQKADGTQTIVANKLEQLTVEAGDQLHFITWGGGGWGDPLDRDPALVAKEVEQGLVTIEGAKRYGVIIGDDAATDALRTDIRARRTGALPLFDRGGEIETLRKSCLEETGLPAPRQPVWAHAALAAE; from the coding sequence ATGCCCGCAACGATCATCGAAACCAACGCCACGCCCTTCGCCCGCGTCGCCATCGATCCCGTCACGCTGGAGGTGATCGAGAATGCGCTGCGTAACGCCCGAGTCGAGATGGACGCCACGCTCGTGCGCACCGCCATGTCGCCCGGCATCCGCGAACAGGGCGACGCCTTCCCGCTGATCGCCGATCACAAGGGGCGGATGATCGTCGGCCAGTTCGGCTCGTTCATCGGCGGCTTTCTCGACGGCTATGACGGTACGCTGGAAGACGGCGACATGATCTTCCTGTCCGATCCCTATTCGGTCGGCGGGGCGATCAGCCATTCGAACGACTGGCTGGTATTGCTGCCGGTGTTCAAGGACGGACGCATCGTCGCCTATACCGCGATGTTCGGGCACCAGAGCGATATCGGCGGCAAGGTCGCCGGATCGATGCCGATCGACGCGCATTCGATCTTCGAGGAGGGCGTGCGCATCCCACCGGTAAAGATCTGGCGCAAGGGCGAGTATAATGAGGATCTGATCAAGCTGGTGATGCACCAGACTCGCAAGCCGGACTGGTGCGCGGCGGACCTGAACGCGCTGATCGCATCGTGCCGGGTCGCTTCGCGCCGGGTGATCGAGATGTGCGAACGCTTTGGCGACGATGTCTACATCTCGGCGACCGAGGAACTTCTCGCGCGCAATTACCGCGCGATGAAGCAGTTGATCGAAACGTCGATCGGCGAAGAGAAGGTCGATTTTGAGGATTATCTCTGCGACGACGGTATGGGCTTCGGCCCCTATAGGATCAAATGCACGATGTGGCGCGAGGACGGTCGCGTCATACTGGATTTCAACGGCACCGATCCGCAGAGTCCGGCGTCGATCAATTTCTTTCTCAACGAGAACATGTTCAAGATGTTCTTCGGCATCTACATGATCATGGTGTTCGATCCGCAGATCCTGTTCAACGACGGGTTCTATGATCTGCTCGACGTGTGTATTCCCAAAGGTTCGTTGCTCAAGCCCGAATTCCCGGCGGCGCTCTCCGGTCGTACGCACGCGCTGGGCCGGATTTTCGACATCCTCGGCGGGCTGCTCGGGCAGCGGACGCCGGAATTCCTGTGCGCGGCGGGTTTCTCCTCGTCGCCGCACCTCTTTTATTCGGGCACCGACCGGAACGGACAATATTTCCAGCTGTTCCAGATCGGCTTCGGCGGCATTCCCGGTCGGCCGATGGGCGACGGGCCGGACGGGCATTCGCTCTGGCCGGGCTTCACCAACGTGCCGAACGAATTCCTCGAACGCTATTTCCCCTTGGTGATCGAACGATACGAAACCGCGCCGGATTCGGGCGGGGCAGGGCTGCATCGCGGTGGCAACGGCATCCACATGACCTATCGTTTCCTCGAACCCGGGATCGTCGCGATCCACGACGATCGCTGGTTCATCAAGCCATGGGGCGTGAATGGCGGCGAACCCGGCGCGCGCGCGCGCAAGATCCTACAAAAAGCCGACGGCACGCAGACGATCGTCGCGAACAAGCTGGAGCAACTGACCGTCGAAGCCGGCGACCAGCTGCATTTCATCACCTGGGGCGGCGGGGGCTGGGGCGATCCGTTGGATCGCGATCCGGCGCTGGTGGCGAAGGAAGTCGAGCAAGGGCTCGTCACGATCGAGGGGGCGAAACGCTACGGCGTGATCATCGGAGACGATGCCGCGACCGATGCGTTGCGCACCGACATTCGGGCACGGCGCACGGGGGCGCTACCCTTGTTCGACCGGGGCGGCGAGATCGAAACGTTGCGGAAATCGTGTCTGGAGGAAACCGGGCTGCCCGCGCCCCGTCAACCCGTCTGGGCGCATGCCGCGCTGGCGGCGGAGTGA
- a CDS encoding CaiB/BaiF CoA transferase family protein, producing MMTENTGALQGIRVIELGQLIAGPFCGQLLGDMGADVIKVEAPGAGDPMRAWGRGEHKLWWEVVARNKRSVSANLRIPAGQALVRKLVAEADILIENFKPGTLEKWNLGPDVLHEINPRLIIVRVSGYGQTGPYASRAGFGGIGEAMGGWRYIVGDADRAPSRMGLSIGDTLAATYGCMGALAALHARERTGKGQIVDSALYEAVLQVTESLIPEYVASGYIRERSGSALPGIAPSNVYKTADGEFLIGANQDAVFARLCAAMGHPELATNPRYVDHVARGRNQVELDAIVEAWTKTMTTAEVERLMIEHSVPSGTIYRAPEMLEDPHFAARDAIVTLDHPRWGEVKMQNSFPKMSDTPGSIRSIAPQSVGEHNAEVYGALGLSAEDLAGLKAEGAI from the coding sequence ATGATGACCGAGAATACAGGCGCATTGCAGGGCATCAGGGTGATCGAACTGGGGCAACTGATTGCCGGGCCGTTCTGCGGACAATTGCTCGGTGACATGGGTGCGGACGTCATCAAGGTCGAGGCACCGGGTGCCGGCGATCCGATGCGCGCCTGGGGCCGGGGCGAACACAAATTGTGGTGGGAAGTGGTGGCGCGCAACAAGCGCTCCGTCTCCGCCAATCTGCGCATTCCGGCCGGGCAGGCGCTGGTGCGCAAGCTGGTGGCCGAGGCCGACATCCTGATCGAGAACTTCAAGCCCGGCACGCTGGAGAAATGGAATCTCGGCCCGGACGTGCTGCACGAGATCAACCCCCGTCTGATCATCGTCCGCGTGTCCGGTTACGGCCAGACCGGGCCGTATGCGTCTCGCGCCGGTTTCGGCGGGATCGGCGAGGCGATGGGCGGATGGCGCTACATCGTCGGCGATGCCGATCGCGCGCCGAGTCGGATGGGTCTGTCGATCGGCGACACGCTGGCCGCGACCTATGGGTGCATGGGCGCGCTCGCGGCGCTGCATGCCCGCGAGCGGACCGGCAAGGGCCAGATAGTCGACAGTGCGCTGTACGAGGCGGTGTTGCAGGTGACCGAAAGCCTCATCCCGGAATATGTCGCTTCGGGCTATATCCGCGAACGATCGGGATCGGCGCTGCCGGGGATCGCGCCGTCCAACGTCTACAAGACCGCCGATGGCGAATTCCTGATCGGCGCGAATCAGGATGCGGTGTTCGCCCGTCTCTGCGCCGCGATGGGGCACCCCGAACTGGCGACCAATCCGCGCTATGTCGATCACGTCGCGCGGGGTAGGAATCAGGTCGAACTGGACGCCATCGTCGAGGCGTGGACGAAGACGATGACCACGGCCGAGGTCGAACGGCTGATGATCGAGCACAGCGTGCCCTCCGGCACGATCTACCGCGCACCGGAAATGCTGGAGGATCCGCATTTCGCCGCGCGCGATGCGATCGTGACGCTCGATCATCCGCGCTGGGGCGAGGTGAAGATGCAGAACAGCTTTCCCAAGATGTCCGATACGCCGGGATCGATCCGCAGCATCGCGCCACAGAGCGTCGGCGAGCATAACGCGGAGGTCTACGGTGCGCTCGGCCTGTCGGCGGAGGACCTTGCCGGGCTGAAGGCGGAGGGCGCGATCTGA